Proteins from a single region of Tistrella bauzanensis:
- a CDS encoding histone deacetylase family protein: MSVLLLTHPACLDHETGSWHPESPARLRAVLKALEAPEFSGLVREDAPAATEETLSLAHDPAYIRAVLAAIPAQGAEAVHLDADTVVSPGSGEAALRAAGAVVAAVDAVMTGRFDRAFCAIRPPGHHAEPGRPMGFCLFNNVAVGALHARAAYKVNRIAVVDFDVHHGNGTQAMFQNDPDLFYGSIHQAPFYPGTGKMSERGVAGNILNIPFGAGSGGIMVRRAFIERLIPALDEFMPDLLLVSAGFDAHHRDPVGGMDLGTEDFAWMTKELIEVARRHSGGRIISTLEGGYDLRALADAAASHVHVLMTAP, translated from the coding sequence ATGTCGGTGCTGTTGCTGACCCACCCGGCCTGTCTCGATCACGAGACCGGATCGTGGCACCCGGAATCGCCCGCGCGCCTGCGCGCGGTTCTGAAGGCGCTGGAGGCGCCGGAATTCAGCGGTCTGGTGCGCGAGGACGCGCCGGCCGCGACAGAAGAGACGCTGTCGCTGGCCCATGACCCGGCCTATATCCGCGCCGTGCTGGCGGCGATCCCGGCTCAAGGGGCAGAGGCGGTGCATCTGGATGCCGATACCGTGGTGTCGCCCGGATCGGGCGAGGCGGCGCTCAGGGCGGCCGGGGCTGTGGTGGCCGCGGTCGACGCGGTGATGACCGGGCGTTTCGACCGGGCGTTCTGCGCGATCCGCCCGCCCGGCCATCATGCAGAACCGGGCCGGCCGATGGGGTTCTGCCTGTTCAACAACGTGGCGGTGGGCGCGCTGCATGCCCGTGCCGCCTATAAGGTGAACCGGATCGCGGTGGTGGATTTCGATGTCCATCACGGCAATGGCACCCAGGCGATGTTCCAGAACGACCCCGACCTGTTCTATGGCTCGATCCATCAGGCGCCGTTCTATCCGGGCACCGGCAAGATGTCGGAGCGCGGCGTCGCCGGCAACATCCTGAACATTCCCTTCGGCGCCGGATCGGGGGGCATCATGGTGCGGCGCGCCTTCATCGAACGGCTGATCCCGGCGCTGGATGAATTCATGCCCGATCTGCTGCTGGTCTCGGCCGGGTTCGACGCCCATCATCGCGATCCGGTGGGCGGCATGGACCTCGGCACCGAGGATTTCGCCTGGATGACCAAGGAACTGATCGAGGTCGCCCGCCGCCATTCCGGCGGCCGGATCATCTCCACACTGGAAGGCGGCTATGACCTGCGGGCGCTGGCCGATGCCGCGGCGTCGCATGTCCATGTCCTGATGACGGCGCCATAG
- a CDS encoding polyprenyl synthetase family protein: MNGSGPLPGDDQAGLLPIFDAQARAALAARLETVSAGVEAAMDRLLPPQGGGASPRLTEALRYAVFAGGKRLRPFLIAASGQLFDVPDDRLYRAGAAVEFLHTYSLVHDDLPAMDDDDLRRGRPTTHRQYDEATAVLVGDALLTLAFQVLAEPATHPDGGVRADLVLALAEAGGAGGMVGGQMLDIEAEAAGGMTELGAIGRMQRLKTGALIEFSCRAGAILSGAGMEARTALRDYARALGLAYQIADDLIDATGDATAAGKAVGKDAARGKATFVGLMGVDGARAEAARLMDMAIAALGAFDDRADDLRRLAIHVVTRDR, from the coding sequence ATGAATGGCAGCGGACCACTTCCGGGCGACGATCAGGCGGGTTTGCTGCCGATATTCGACGCGCAGGCGCGCGCGGCGCTTGCCGCCCGCCTTGAGACGGTATCGGCCGGTGTCGAGGCGGCCATGGACCGTTTGCTGCCACCCCAAGGGGGCGGCGCCTCGCCACGACTGACCGAGGCGCTGCGTTATGCGGTGTTCGCCGGTGGCAAGCGGCTGCGGCCGTTTCTGATCGCCGCTTCAGGGCAATTATTCGACGTGCCCGACGACCGGCTGTACCGGGCCGGGGCGGCTGTCGAATTCCTGCACACATATTCTCTGGTCCATGACGACCTGCCGGCTATGGATGACGATGACCTGCGTCGCGGCCGGCCGACCACCCACAGGCAGTATGACGAGGCGACGGCCGTTCTGGTCGGCGACGCGCTGCTGACGCTGGCCTTCCAGGTGCTGGCCGAACCCGCCACCCATCCCGATGGCGGTGTGCGGGCCGATCTGGTGCTGGCGCTGGCCGAAGCCGGCGGTGCCGGCGGCATGGTCGGCGGTCAGATGCTCGATATCGAGGCCGAGGCCGCGGGCGGGATGACCGAGCTTGGCGCCATCGGCCGGATGCAGCGGCTGAAGACCGGCGCTTTGATCGAATTCAGCTGCCGGGCCGGCGCTATTCTGAGCGGTGCCGGCATGGAGGCACGGACGGCGCTGCGCGATTATGCCCGGGCCCTGGGCCTTGCCTATCAGATTGCCGATGACCTGATCGACGCCACCGGCGATGCGACGGCGGCCGGCAAGGCGGTCGGCAAGGATGCCGCACGCGGCAAGGCCACCTTCGTGGGGCTGATGGGCGTCGACGGCGCCCGGGCCGAGGCCGCGCGGCTGATGGATATGGCGATTGCGGCACTTGGTGCGTTCGATGATCGCGCCGATGATCTGCGCCGTCTGGCGATCCATGTGGTGACCCGCGACCGGTGA
- a CDS encoding exodeoxyribonuclease VII small subunit — MAADETLPPETLPPEIAGLSFEDALKELEQIVRKLESGEARLEEAIEDYERGALLRRHCERKLAEAKAKVERIVLGGDGRPTGLDPVDLP, encoded by the coding sequence ATGGCTGCCGACGAGACCCTGCCGCCCGAGACCCTGCCGCCCGAGATCGCCGGCCTCAGTTTCGAGGATGCGCTCAAGGAGCTGGAGCAGATCGTGCGCAAGCTCGAAAGCGGCGAAGCCCGTCTGGAAGAGGCGATCGAGGATTACGAGCGCGGTGCCCTGCTGCGGCGCCATTGCGAGCGCAAGCTGGCCGAGGCGAAGGCCAAGGTGGAACGCATCGTGCTGGGTGGCGATGGCCGCCCCACCGGGCTCGATCCGGTCGACCTGCCGTGA